The Pirellulales bacterium DNA window TGGCTGGCGCAAGCCGGGCCAGACGCGCGACCGGCAGCGCTGACCAACGCCCAGCTACCCATTCTCGTCGTCGGCGCCGGGCCGGCGGGGTTGGCGGCCATGCTGGCCCTCAAGTCCGCGGGGCTCCGCTGGCGAGCCGTCGAAGGCCACACCCACGTCGGGGGTATCTGGGACGACCGCAACCCTGTGAGCTCGGTCTACGAAGGCCTGCACACGGTCACCTCCCGGTATACGAGCTATCTGGGCGACCCCGTGCCCGAGGATTGGCCGAACTATCCAAGCCATCAGCAGGTGGCCGAGTATCTTCAGGCGGTTGGCGAGCGCCACGGCTTGCTGCCCGAGATCCAATTTGGCACGCGATGCGAGGCCGTCACGAAGACGGCTCGCGGCACCTGGCTGGCCCGTCTTCACTCTGAGCAGCGCGAGACGGCCGAAGAAATCGAAGTTCGCGCCATCGTCGTGGCAACCGGTGCGCACAACCGGCGGTGCTCCGCGATTCCCGAGGACCTGCACCGCCAGGCCCTCGCGGCGGGGCTGCGCGTGATCCACTCGGCCGAATATCGCACGGCAGCGGAATTCGCCGGGCAGCGCGTGCTGGTCGTCGGTATCGGGAACTCCGGGTCGGATATCGCCGAAAAGATCTCGGGGTCGGCTCAGCGCACGGTCTTGGCCGTGCGCACCAGTCCCTGGATCAATCCGGCGACTGTGGGGGGCGTACCGTGCGACAAGCTGGCGGCCGACGGTACGTCGTTACCTGACTGGTTGGCGATGGGTCTGTTCGAGTTGGCCCGGAGGCGCGCCATTGGCAGCTTTCGCCGCCTGGGGCTCGCGCGGCCCGACTACGGGTTGAACGATCGCCTGCCCATCAGCGACCGCGGCATCGTGGCTGCCATCCGCGAGGGCCGAGTGATTGTCCGCTCGAACGTCCGCGAGTTTGCCGAGGGGCAGGCCCATTTTATCGCGCCGGGACAGGCGCCCGAACCGTTCGATGTGGTGATCTTCGCCACCGGGTTCTCACGGCACTATCCCCTCTTACCGGCGCCCGCCGCGACCGACGACGACCTGCTGTTTCACCTGTTTCACCGAATCGAACCCGGGCTGGCGTGCATGACCGAAATGATCGGGCTGCGCTGTTGCTGGCCGATCTTCGTCGAACAGGCCCAGGCGCTGGCCGCCTACTATCTGGCCGAGCAGCGCGATCCGCGCCGTGCGGCCGACTTCAATGCGCTGCGTCTGCGTCCGAATCCGCCGCTCAAGGGCAAGCTGTTCCGCTTGGCCGACGACTACCACGTCGACTACGACATCTACACGCAATTTTTGCACGAGCTGGTCGATTGGCTCGGCGACCCACGGCCCTCGTAAGGCTCACCCCGGGGAGAGCGCGTCGTGACTGAGCGCAGGCAGTATGCGATCGTGACCGGCGCCGCCAGCGGACTCGGTCGCGCGTTTGCCCTGCGCTTGGCCCGCTCGGGCTGGCACGTCGCGATTGGCGACATCAACGTGCCCCAGGCCGAGGAAACCTTGCGGCTGATCGAGTCGCACGGCGGCACGGGGCAAGTCGAACGGCTCGACGTGACCCAGGTCGGGCAATGGACAGCGCTCCGCGCACGGCTCGAGGCCACGTGGCCCCGGTTGGATCTGCTGGTCAACAACGCGGGCGTGGGCGCTGCGGGTGAAGTTGGCGAATTTCCCTTGGACGACTGGCATTGGATCGTCGAGGTCAACCTGTGGAGCGCGATTTACGGCTGCCACACTCTGGTCGACTGGCTCAAGCAGAATCCCCACGGGGCCCACATCATCAATGTTGCGTCGCTCGCCGCCTTCGAATCGGCGCCGCCCACGGCGGCCTACAATGTGACCAAGGGAGGGGTGATGTCGTTGTCGGAAACGCTCTACGCGCAACTGCTCCCGCACGGCGTGGGCGTGACGGTGGTGTGTCCGTCGTCGTTTCCCACCAATATCAGCCATACGTTGCGCGTGACGGGACGGCACTGGCGCGATCTCTTGGTGCAACTCGAAGGCCAGACCGGACTGACGGCCGAGGGCGTGGCCGACCAGGCCCTGCGTGCGATGCGCGCCAAGCGGCTGTATGTCGTCGCACCTTGGAGCGGTCGCTTTCGCTGGTATCTCAAACGGTTGGCACCACAGCGATTTCTCTCGGGGCTCTCACGTCACGTTTATCGCTGGCAGGCCCAACACGCTCAGCGCGCAAGCAACGAGTGATGCCGCGCTGCTGCGCCAACCTGCGGCGATGCGTGCCGGCGCGATCAGCGCTCGGTTGATTTCTCGACCCGGCCTGGCGGGCGAAATCCGCTGCCGGTGCGCTTGGTCAAGGTGTCGCCCAACTCGGCGCGGGCCCGTTCGGCGTAGGTCAGCAGCCGCTCGACGACCTGCTGCTGCTCGGCGGCGACGTTGCGCGTTTCGCCGATGTCGGCGACCACGTCGTACAGCTCGGGCAATTCGAGCGTGCGGCTTTCATAACGGACCGGCACGCCGCCGGTGGCCTTGGGTCCGGCCGGCAGCGAGCGGTATTCGTGTGGCAGGTACAGCTTCCAGTTGCCGCTGAGCACCGCGTGCAGCTCGTTTTGCTTGAAATAGAAGTAGAACGCTTCGTGGGGCGAGCGCGCCCCGGCCTGGCCGGAGATCAATGGCCAGATATCCAATCCGTCGATCGGTTGCTCGGGCAGCGCGGCGCCGATCAGCCCGGCGACCGTGGGCAGAATGTCGAGGGTCATCGCGGGCTCGTCGCAGACCGCTCCGCGCGGAATGCGGCCTGGCCAACGCGCGACGAACGGTTCGCGCACGCCGCCTTCCCAGCAGGTGCCTTTGCCCTCGCGCAAGGGTCCGGCCGACCCGGCGTGCTCGCCGTAGCTGAGCCAGGGACCATTGTCAGATGAAAACATGACGAGCGTGCGTTCGTCGAGACCGAGTCGGGCGAGCGTCGACATGATCTGGCCGACCGACCAGTCGATCTCTTCGATCACGTCGCCGTAAAGTCCGCGCTCGGTGTGGCCGGCGAACTTGTCGCTGACGTGCAGCGGCACATGCGGCATCGAATGGGCCAGGTACACGAAGAACGGCTGTTCGCGGTGGCGCTCGATAAAGTCGACCGCGTGCTCGGTGTACCAGGTCGTCAGGTGCCGCTGGTCCTCGGACGTCACCGCGGCAATCTGGGCCTCGTTGCCCTCCAGCAGCGGCAGGTCCGGGAAGCCGCCGCGCCGGCCGCGAAACTCGGGATGATACGGCCACATGTCGTTCGAGTAGGGCAGGCCGAAATACTCGTCGAAGCCGTTCTGCAACGGCAGGAACGGGCGGTGGTGGCCCAGATGCCATTTGCCGAACACGCCCGTGGCGTAGCCGCGCGCGTGGCACAGCTCGCCCAAGGTCGTTTCGCGTTCGTGGATGCCGATCGCCGCCTGGGGACCCAAGGCACCGTGAATGCCGACGCGGCTCGGATAGCATCCGGTCAACAGCGCCACGCGCGACGCGGAACAAACCGGCTGCGCGGTGTAGAACCGCGTAAAGCGAATCCCCTCGGCGGCCAGGCGGTCGAGATGGGGCGTCTGGTAGCCCGTCGCGCCGTACACGCCCAGATCGCCGTAGCCGAGGTCATCGCAGTAGATGAACACAACATTCGGCGCAGGAGCCGCAACGGCCGCAGTCACCAGCGTCAAGACGATCCACGTGCTCGTGAAGATGCCGCGCAGCATTTCGACCTCGCCGGTTCACGGGGTTTTCAAGACGCTCGTGCCAGAGCGGCAGTATTGTCACAACCCGCGGTGCCGGCGTCCAATGTGTGCCACCGAATGGAACGCGGGTTCGACGGAACTCGACAGCCTGGCCCACGGCGTCATACTGTGCCGAAACGATTCCGTGAAGTTCGCACCTTCGAAGGCCAGGGATCATGCCGCTTTCGCCGCGACTCGCCGAACTCGTGGCTGCGCGCCGCCTGGGCTTCAGCCTGCCGCAGGCGTTCTACCTGGACGATGAGGTGTATGCCGTCGAACTGGCAGCCATCTGGCGGCGCGGCTGGCTCTTCGTCGGCTACACGGGGCAATTGCCTGCGCCGGGCGACTATCTGAGCGTGGCCGTCGCGGACGACCCGATCGTGATCATCCGTGGCGACGACGGCCAGCTGCGAGCGTTTTACAACGTCTGTCGTCATCGCGGCTCGCTGGTCTGCGTCGAAGAGCACGGACACGTCGGACGCCTGGTCTGCCCTTATCACCAGTGGACCTACGGCCGCCAGGGCGAGCTGCTCAGTTGCCGCGGCATGCACGAGATCGATCGGGCCGAGTACGGCTTGCGTACCGTCCATCTGGCTGAAGTCGCAGGACTGGTCTTTGTTTCGCTGGCCGACACGCCGCCCGATTTTGCCCCGGCCCGCCAGTGCCTGAACACGCTTGCCGTCCCACAGGGTCTGGACCGCGCCAAGATCGCCCACCAGGTTGAGTACGAGATCGACGCCAACTGGAAGCTCGTCTGGGAAAACAATCGCGAGTGTTACCACTGCAACGCGAATCATCCGACGTACATCCGCGCCAACTTCGATCATTACAACGCCGACGACACGACGCCGCGCATCCGCGCGCGGATCGAAGCGGCCGTGGCCCGCAGCGAGGCGCGCTGGGCCGCCGACGGGCTGGCCGTGACGCACAAAGCGTCGGGCATGACCAATTTCCCAGATCCGGAAGGCAAGACCTGGTTCTCGGCCAACCGCACGCCGCTGGTCGAAGGCTATCTTTCCGAGACCGGCGACGGCCGCCCTGTAGCGCCGCTGATGGGCGATTACCGCGATTTCGAAGTCGGCACGCTGCGGATACGCACGTTGCCCAACTTCTGGATGCACGCCAGTTGTGATCATGCAGTGAGCACGCGCCTGTTGCCCGCCGGGCGACAGCGCACCCGGGCACAGGTCACCTGGCTGGTCGACGCGGCGGCCGAAGAAGGACGCGACTACGAACTCGCCCGGCTGCTGCCGTTCTGGCAGAACACTTCGGAAGAAGACTGGAGCATCTGTCGCCTGCAACAGCGCGGCGTGCAGTCGAGCGGATACTCGCCCGGCCCGCTGTCGACGTACAAGGAGTACAACGTCGAGGCGTGGCTGCGCTGGTATCTCCAGCAATTGATTCAAGCCCCCTGATCCGTGGCAGCGAGGCACGTATGAGCATACCGGCGCGGGCCGAGATCGTGATCGTCGGTGGCGGAGCCGTGGGCTGCGGCGCGGCCTACGCGCTCGCGAATGCCGGCCAGACCGACGTGGTCGTAATCGAGCGCGCCGCCGGCCTGGCCCAGGCCACGACCTCGCAGGGCGCGGGGCTCTGCGGCCAGATTCGCGCGAGCGTCGAGCGCACGCAACTGGCGATGCACTCGGCCGCAGTGTTTCGCCGGCTGCAGGCCGAAAGCCCCGTACGGCCCGACTGGCACCCCGTGGGTAGTCTGCGGATCGGGCTGTCGTCGCTCGCGGCCCGGCACTTCGCCCGCCTCAAACAGATTGCCGACCAGGCGGGCGTCGAGGCGGAATTGATCGATCCGGCGGCCGCGCAGCGGATTTGTCCCGTGTTCGATTTTTCGTCGGCCACGAGCATTCTGTGGTGCCCCAGCGACGGTTACATGACGCCGCAGTGCGTGGCCGCGGCCTACGCCCACCAGGCCCAACAGCACGGCGTGCGGTTTGTCGTGGGCACGTCGGTCACCGGCATCACGCTCGTCGGCGGCCGTGTGGCCGCGGTCGAGACCAACGCTGGACGCATCGAATGCGGGCTGTGCATCAATGCGGCCGGCGCGAATGCTTACCACGTGGCCCGGCTGGTTGGGCTCGAACTGCCCATTGTCCCGGTGCGGCACGAATATTTTGTCTCGCTCACGGCGCAAGGCATGCACGCCGGACTGCCGTGTTTCCGCATCCCGGAGACCGCGCTCTATGGCCGTGCGGCGGGCGACGCGCTGTTGCTCGGAGGTTGGGAACGCGCGAGCCTGGCGCACGATCCGCGGCAATATGCGCTGGCCGGCGCGCCGCCCGAGGTGGTGCCGGACGAACCCTTGCTGGACGATTTTGCCCGGCGCCTGGCGCCGCTCTACCCCGCGGCAACCGGCCTTGCGCGGCAGAGAATCGGCCGCGGGTGGCCGACCTTTACGCCCGACGGGGCGTTCCTGATCGGGCCCACACGGCACGTCCCGGGCTTTGTGATGGCCGGCGGCTGCAACGCGCACGGCATTTCCGGATCGGGCGGCATCGGGCGACTGCTCGTCGAGTCGCTCCTGGCAACCGAGCCCTCGGAGTATGTCCGCAGCTTGAGCCCTGACCGGTTTCTCGATCGCCCCTGGGACTGGGACACCGCGCAAAGCGCCGCGCAAGCCGTGTACGAGACGTACTACGACATCGAAGGCTGCTGACGCGATCGCGCTGCGCGGGTCGCTAAGCGCCCGCGCGCGCCGGGGCGAGCGTCGCGTCGGCCCCCGGCTGCTTGCGACGAATGAAGTACAGACAACTGGCCAACAGCCCCACGGTGCCGAGCGTCGCCATCACGTAGCTCAGATTGCGGAACAGGTCCAGGTGCGAAAGCTGCGCGCTGCCGAAGTTCTTGTAGAGCAGTACGCCCACCGAGCCGCTGTAGCCGATCGCGTCGGCCAGGTAGATGGCAAACACTGCCGTGCCCACGACGCGCGTCGACGCCAATACGCGATCGAACAGCATCGAGCCGACGGGCACATAGGCGAAATACGAGCCGAGGCCGGCGAGCACCATCCAGACGTCGCCGCGCAAATAACCGGCATCCAAGAGCAGCGTGCTGACCCCCAGCAGCAGCGTGCCTGCCGACATCATCGCATAGGCGCCGATCAGCCCCCAGCGATTGTTCCGCACGAGGTTCAGCGCGGCCAGCGCGAGCATCACCCCGAATGCGACCGGCACCTCGGTGCGGGTAAAGATGGCCGGCTGCTCGGCATAGCCCAGGGCCTTGAAGATCTCGATGCCGAAGTTATCGCGAAAGTCACGATAAGCGGTGAGCAGAAAATAGACGGCCAGCAGCGGCACCAGCCCCGGCAGGAACATTCGGACAAAGTCGTACCGCTCGTGCCGGTGCATCGGTTGGCGATGCGAACGCAGGGCCTCGTCGTCGGCCGTCGGCCGCGGAAGCTGATCGAGCATCCACAGGGCGACCACCAGCGGCGGAAAATACAACAGGCCCGTTACCGCCGGCATCCAACTGGCCGTGACCCCGTGGTTGAGCAAGGCCTTGCCCGAATCTTTCACGACGCCGCTGGCGAGGATGTACGAGCAGCTCAGGCCGGCCAACAGCAGTTCCGAGGTGCGGCGCCCCTCGAGAAACCCGACGACCATTCCCCAGACCATGCCCAGCGGCAGCCCGTTGGCAAACATGGCCAAGAACTTCCAGCGGTCTGGCAGCAGGCCAAAGGCCACCAGCGCCACTTCGGCCAGACATATCAACAGCAGCAGCGCCGCGGCGCGCCGTGCGGGCCGGACTTCGGAGCAGAACTTAATCCCGGCGTATTTCGAGATCGCGTAGCCCAGTGTCTGGCTGATGACCAGTGCGATCTTCAGATCGAGCCCGGCGACCGTTTCGCCCTCGAAGCTGGCCGCGGCGAACGGCTTGCGGAAGGCGTACATGCAAAAATAGGTGACGAACGCCGCCAGAATGGCATAGCTGGAAAAAACGGCCGTCGACTGCCGCGCGAGCCAGTCGCTGACCGAGCGGATGCGCCAAGAGCTCACAGGGCCACCTTTGCGATTGCGCTCACCGGTCGCTTGCGCTTATTTGGCCGGCAGCCGCGCGAGGTATTTGTCCGGGTCCGCCTTGATCCGCTTCTCGCAACCCTCGCAGCAGAGGTAGACGTCGCGGTCCTTGACGTTCACCTTGTACGGCATGCCCATCGAGCCCAGCGGCTCGCCCGAAACGGGGCAGGCCTGCTGCGCGGTGGCCACGGGGCGTTCGGCCTCGGGCAATTGAGCGATCGCCTTGGCGATCTCGTCGGCACTGGCCGCTGTGTCGGCCATCTCCGCCGTTCCGCCCGACTGCTCCGGTGCGGCCGCATCGTGGCGGGCGCAACCGGCCAGGCAGCACAGCAACACGGCCAGCGCGCTGCTACTGACCAACCCTCGCTCGGACATTGTTCGACCCTCGGAAAATCGCCTCGTTGACGCGTGCCGACGGCTCCGGCGGCGAGCCATTATGCGGGTCCCCCCTGCGGAAGTCCAACGGCAGAAGCAGGGTAGGGCGACCGCGGCAGGTCGAAACCCAGATTGCCTTTGAAACTCGCAGGAGCCAACTCGGGTAAGCATGAAAAGACAGCGGGGTTGCAGTAGATCATAATGGGCTCGCTCCTGACGCGACGGAGGCGGGGCCCCTCTTTGGCAGCTTGATAAGGGATAAATGGTGATGCGATTGCTTGTGCGTAGCGTGGATGTTCGGGCCGTTGTGGCGGCCCTGTTGCTGTTCGTCGGGCAGGTTGCGAGTGTCGGGCAGGGTGCCAGCGCCGCCGAGTTTGCAATCGACTATCAAACCGATATCGAGTTCGGCACCGGCGGCAGCGAAAAGCTGCTGTTGGATCTGGCCAAGCCGAAGGATGCCGCGGGCCCGCGCCCGGGGATGATCCTAATCCACGGCGGCGGCTGGGCGCAGGGAGGCCGCAACGACTTTGCCGACATCGCCAAGGAGTGCGCGGCCGCCGGCTATGTGGCCGCGACGATCGAATATCGACTGGCGCCCGAGCACAAATGGCCGGCCCAGATTGAAGATTGCAAGTGTGCCGTGCGTTGGATGCGGGCCCATGCTCAGGAGCTGGGCGTCGATCCCGATCGCATCGGCTGCCTGGGCGGTTCGGCCGGCGGGCACCTGGCGCTGCTGCTGGGCACGATGGGGAGCGAAGACGGTCTCGAAGGTGCTGGCGGCTGGAGCGATCAGTCGAGCCGGGTGCAGGCCGTGGTCGATTTCTTCGGGCCGGCCGAAATGGTCGCCGAGTTCGAGCATCAACGCCGCGGCGCCGGTCTGGCGGCGCTGGTCAACCGTAAGGTGCGGATCCTCGAAGATTTCCTCGGCGGCACGCCCGACGAGGTGCCCGAGCTGTACAAGCAGGCATCGCCGGTGCGGTACGTGACCCGCGACGACGCCCCGACGCTGATCTTGCAAGGCACGCACGACATCCTGGTGCCGTACGACCAGTCGATCAAAATGTCGGCCGCGCTCGCCAAGAAGGGCGTACCGGGACGCATGGAGCTGGTCTTCGGTGCCGGCCACGGCTGGCAGGGGGACGAGCTCGACCACTCGAAACGCGTGGTCTTCGAGTTTCTCGAAGAACACCTGACCGACGACACCGCTTCCGGGAAATAGCCACGGCCAGGAATTAGCTGGCTGGCCGCGACCGTGTCGCCAGGCGCTTGGCTAACCGATCAGAGGTCGCGGCGCCACGAGGATGCCGTCTTCGTCGGCGTACAGCCACGCCCCGGGCGCAATGGTTACCCCGGCGAAGCTGACCGTAACCTCGCGATCGCCGTGATTGCGTTTCAGGCTCTTGCGCGGCTGAGCGGCCAGCGCCTTGACGCCCAAATCGAGCTGGGCGAGGGCCGCCGTATCGCGCACGCAGCCGTAGACCACGACCCCCGACCAGCCGTTGCGGACTGCCAGTTCGCCGAGCTGATCGCCCAACAGCGCGACGCGCCGCGAGCCGAGCCCATCGACGACGAGCACGCGACCGGCGCCGGGTGTCTCAAGCGCCGCGCGGACCAAGGAGTTGTCCTCCGGGCACCGGACCGTGGCGACAAGGCCGCAAAACCGCCGCCGGCCGCCAAAATCGACCAGGAGCGGTGCCGCCACTTGCACCTCATCGCCGAATTCGTCGGACAGATCGGCCGTCGCGAAATGATGGCCAGGCGTCGCGCTCACGATTGGGCCCTCGTCGGCGTGCCGTTCGACTTGCGCAGCGCCGCGGCCTTGGCTTCGGCTTCGCGGGCCACGTCGGCCTCAAAATCGCCGTCGAGGTTGCCAGCGCTCTGCAAGGCATCGACCGGGAACTTCATCCCGGGCCGGGGCACGAGCGGGTACCGTTCGGCGAATGTTTGCAGGATGCGGTCGTAGGGTACGTCGGCAAACGAGCCGTGGTCGCGGAGATACTCCATGTGGCGCCGGCCTTCGATGTCGAACTCGTGGTAGAGCGA harbors:
- a CDS encoding FAD-dependent oxidoreductase; amino-acid sequence: MLRRSRQRGGLFPSWLAQAGPDARPAALTNAQLPILVVGAGPAGLAAMLALKSAGLRWRAVEGHTHVGGIWDDRNPVSSVYEGLHTVTSRYTSYLGDPVPEDWPNYPSHQQVAEYLQAVGERHGLLPEIQFGTRCEAVTKTARGTWLARLHSEQRETAEEIEVRAIVVATGAHNRRCSAIPEDLHRQALAAGLRVIHSAEYRTAAEFAGQRVLVVGIGNSGSDIAEKISGSAQRTVLAVRTSPWINPATVGGVPCDKLAADGTSLPDWLAMGLFELARRRAIGSFRRLGLARPDYGLNDRLPISDRGIVAAIREGRVIVRSNVREFAEGQAHFIAPGQAPEPFDVVIFATGFSRHYPLLPAPAATDDDLLFHLFHRIEPGLACMTEMIGLRCCWPIFVEQAQALAAYYLAEQRDPRRAADFNALRLRPNPPLKGKLFRLADDYHVDYDIYTQFLHELVDWLGDPRPS
- a CDS encoding SDR family NAD(P)-dependent oxidoreductase, which encodes MTERRQYAIVTGAASGLGRAFALRLARSGWHVAIGDINVPQAEETLRLIESHGGTGQVERLDVTQVGQWTALRARLEATWPRLDLLVNNAGVGAAGEVGEFPLDDWHWIVEVNLWSAIYGCHTLVDWLKQNPHGAHIINVASLAAFESAPPTAAYNVTKGGVMSLSETLYAQLLPHGVGVTVVCPSSFPTNISHTLRVTGRHWRDLLVQLEGQTGLTAEGVADQALRAMRAKRLYVVAPWSGRFRWYLKRLAPQRFLSGLSRHVYRWQAQHAQRASNE
- the rraA gene encoding ribonuclease E activity regulator RraA, with the translated sequence MSATPGHHFATADLSDEFGDEVQVAAPLLVDFGGRRRFCGLVATVRCPEDNSLVRAALETPGAGRVLVVDGLGSRRVALLGDQLGELAVRNGWSGVVVYGCVRDTAALAQLDLGVKALAAQPRKSLKRNHGDREVTVSFAGVTIAPGAWLYADEDGILVAPRPLIG
- a CDS encoding alpha/beta hydrolase — protein: MRLLVRSVDVRAVVAALLLFVGQVASVGQGASAAEFAIDYQTDIEFGTGGSEKLLLDLAKPKDAAGPRPGMILIHGGGWAQGGRNDFADIAKECAAAGYVAATIEYRLAPEHKWPAQIEDCKCAVRWMRAHAQELGVDPDRIGCLGGSAGGHLALLLGTMGSEDGLEGAGGWSDQSSRVQAVVDFFGPAEMVAEFEHQRRGAGLAALVNRKVRILEDFLGGTPDEVPELYKQASPVRYVTRDDAPTLILQGTHDILVPYDQSIKMSAALAKKGVPGRMELVFGAGHGWQGDELDHSKRVVFEFLEEHLTDDTASGK
- a CDS encoding sulfatase; translated protein: MLRGIFTSTWIVLTLVTAAVAAPAPNVVFIYCDDLGYGDLGVYGATGYQTPHLDRLAAEGIRFTRFYTAQPVCSASRVALLTGCYPSRVGIHGALGPQAAIGIHERETTLGELCHARGYATGVFGKWHLGHHRPFLPLQNGFDEYFGLPYSNDMWPYHPEFRGRRGGFPDLPLLEGNEAQIAAVTSEDQRHLTTWYTEHAVDFIERHREQPFFVYLAHSMPHVPLHVSDKFAGHTERGLYGDVIEEIDWSVGQIMSTLARLGLDERTLVMFSSDNGPWLSYGEHAGSAGPLREGKGTCWEGGVREPFVARWPGRIPRGAVCDEPAMTLDILPTVAGLIGAALPEQPIDGLDIWPLISGQAGARSPHEAFYFYFKQNELHAVLSGNWKLYLPHEYRSLPAGPKATGGVPVRYESRTLELPELYDVVADIGETRNVAAEQQQVVERLLTYAERARAELGDTLTKRTGSGFRPPGRVEKSTER
- a CDS encoding FAD-binding oxidoreductase, which produces MSIPARAEIVIVGGGAVGCGAAYALANAGQTDVVVIERAAGLAQATTSQGAGLCGQIRASVERTQLAMHSAAVFRRLQAESPVRPDWHPVGSLRIGLSSLAARHFARLKQIADQAGVEAELIDPAAAQRICPVFDFSSATSILWCPSDGYMTPQCVAAAYAHQAQQHGVRFVVGTSVTGITLVGGRVAAVETNAGRIECGLCINAAGANAYHVARLVGLELPIVPVRHEYFVSLTAQGMHAGLPCFRIPETALYGRAAGDALLLGGWERASLAHDPRQYALAGAPPEVVPDEPLLDDFARRLAPLYPAATGLARQRIGRGWPTFTPDGAFLIGPTRHVPGFVMAGGCNAHGISGSGGIGRLLVESLLATEPSEYVRSLSPDRFLDRPWDWDTAQSAAQAVYETYYDIEGC
- a CDS encoding aromatic ring-hydroxylating dioxygenase subunit alpha, yielding MPLSPRLAELVAARRLGFSLPQAFYLDDEVYAVELAAIWRRGWLFVGYTGQLPAPGDYLSVAVADDPIVIIRGDDGQLRAFYNVCRHRGSLVCVEEHGHVGRLVCPYHQWTYGRQGELLSCRGMHEIDRAEYGLRTVHLAEVAGLVFVSLADTPPDFAPARQCLNTLAVPQGLDRAKIAHQVEYEIDANWKLVWENNRECYHCNANHPTYIRANFDHYNADDTTPRIRARIEAAVARSEARWAADGLAVTHKASGMTNFPDPEGKTWFSANRTPLVEGYLSETGDGRPVAPLMGDYRDFEVGTLRIRTLPNFWMHASCDHAVSTRLLPAGRQRTRAQVTWLVDAAAEEGRDYELARLLPFWQNTSEEDWSICRLQQRGVQSSGYSPGPLSTYKEYNVEAWLRWYLQQLIQAP